A genomic region of Plasmodium cynomolgi strain B DNA, chromosome 5, whole genome shotgun sequence contains the following coding sequences:
- a CDS encoding hypothetical protein (putative), with amino-acid sequence MEARRKYYYHYNSLISIGTLLFFTSTFMLCSSSQLEPALDPDSPSSPVHLRLHDYAPSREDMFGPKASQIMTSLYEIIDEDVITTGGYRNESDDDQSNQSTSSDDDIMQSYLSEETDSFDELMDEINSHKKKKKISCPLRKNILKRSDSSDSLSDYEIDDEVLEQTDYEQPQEEEDDDDINLFSDESFEMIDYPWKDILTSSPYDANLTNEDGPYSLEELVLDDPEQKMRFGNIKFFGIEDSDVSEKKKGIAPTTTKSNLEKNSNNSEASNINEHEQEKMEKRKRRTPRRYKNPIEGFSVTTSYDTFLKENGLRDHHPSKHQKDSGEPFVLDKYNYRDVKFKNVKHYVLKILYENVKGLHQKDYQYLTKNKHEVEAFISNILRTNFICLTFSQEDKLFDDAHTLIDKAYIKNQRFVPPTNLKL; translated from the exons ATGGAGGCGCGAAGAAAATACTACTACCACTACAATTCCCTTATTAGTATTGGCACCCTTCTCTTCTTCACAAGTACATTTATGCTGTGCTCATCGTCTCAACTTGAGCCGGCCCTTGACCCGGATTCTCCCTCCTCACCGGTACATTTACGACTACATGATTATGCACCCAGCAGAGAAGATATGTTCGGTCCGAAAGCCTCACAAATTATGACATCGCTGTATGAAATAATAGACGAAGATGTAATAACAACAGGTGGTTATAGAAACGAATCCGATGATGACCAATCCAACCAGAGTACTAGCAGCGACGACGACATTATGCAAAGCTATTTGAGCGAAGAAACAGATAGCTTTGATGAGTTAATGGACGAAATCAAtagccataaaaaaaagaaaaaaatatcttgcccattaagaaaaaacatattaaaaaGATCGGATAGCTCCGATTCCCTTAGCGATTATGAAATCGATGATGAAGTACTTGAACAAACAGATTACGAACAAccacaagaagaagaagatgatgatgatataaatttattttctgatGAATCATTCGAAATGATAGATTACCCTTGGAAAGATATATTAACAAGCTCCCCATATGATGCCAACCTCACGAATGAAGATGGCCCTTACTCACTTGAAGAACTCGTATTAGATGAtcctgaacaaaaaatgagatttGGAAATATCAAATTCTTTGGAATCGAAGACTCCGACgtatcagaaaaaaaaaagggtatcGCGCCTACTACAACCAAAAGTaacttagaaaaaaatagcaacaaCTCAGAAGCATCTAACATAAATGAAcatgaacaagaaaaaatggaaaaaaggaaacgaagAACACCTAGACGGTATAAAAATCCAATTGAAGGCTTTTCAGTTACAACGTCCTATGacacctttttaaaagaaaacggCTTGAGAGATCATCATCCATCGAAACATCAGAAGGATAGTGGCGAACCTTTTGTACTCGACAAATATAACTATAGAGATGTTAAGTTCAAAAACGTGAAACATTACGTATTGAAAATACTCTATGAGAACGTAAAAGGACTACATCAAAAGGATTATCAATATTTAACGAAAAACAAACATGAAGTCGAAGCATTCATCAGTAACATTTTAAGAACTAATTTTATATGCCTTACATTTTCGCAAGAAGATAAACTGTTTGATGATGCTCACACGTTGATAGATAAAGCCTACATCAAAAAT CAACGGTTCGTTCCGCCTACAAAtctaaaattataa